Proteins encoded together in one Amblyomma americanum isolate KBUSLIRL-KWMA chromosome 1, ASM5285725v1, whole genome shotgun sequence window:
- the Vps39 gene encoding vacuolar protein sorting 39: MYDAYTAIPILKKLPLKIESVAAHGDKLYLGTKEGHLLVYSVVEKDSADGPKFAVNLKCSNKSFAKKPITQLCVIPELCLLISLSDGSVSVHNLSLEPNTPPIECPALAKCKGCTLFAVNVQETETLTGEVKITLMLCAAVRRKLELFYWKNNTFCEHPQGLCVPDTPRSIVWCGDESLLVGFRSEYYILKLSGETKQLFPTGKQPEPLCVKLQENSFALGRDDMTIFVNREGQPTHKYAVNWSEAPISLCYDYPYLISAQSFGVEVRTVEPRLLIQKVNLLKPKLIVPCKEGQLFVVAPGGAIWCFVRTRVQDQIPQVLKDKCFELALKLADLSDQSDEERNASKRHIQNLHAFDLFCKKKFEESLTIFMDLETDPSHVIGLFPDLLPEDYRNSISYPDQAPDLRDADLEAGLYALVDYLVHVRCKLLSDSQHEPALTGIVQGSKTVKSKKQLLQIIDTTMLKCYLETNVALVASLLRLPDNFCHLDECERALKKHQKLSELIILYQQKNQHEKALDLLMKEAHKADSPLKGHERTVGYLQHLGRKHMELILRYSLWVLEEHPEEGLKIFVEDQQEKEGEALPRDVVLEFLSKKAPQLVIPYLEHVIHKWKDQTEMFHNTLIHKYIESVRSLLAQQHSAVDPGEPGLVGKLRKDLVHFLESSDRYTAENFPTHLLSDGLFEEAAVVMGKLGRHSEALEVYIYVLKDPLKAEHYCASQYSRNPERNRDVFLILLQMYLQPPDEGSRVLDLCRRTAASIAGLPYPLTVMEGCREQNLRGALKILMDHVKEIDPLRALQMLPADVLVSDVRDFLREVLDKGTKELHAAGLQRSLLFAEHLQVKERCIRVKSLKITLTELDACCVCQKRIGRSAFARYPDGAIVHYSCRDGYELRLAS, translated from the coding sequence ATGTACGACGCCTACACTGCAATCCCAATACTCAAGAAACTGCCGTTGAAGATCGAGTCCGTAGCGGCGCACGGTGACAAGCTGTATTTGGGCACGAAAGAAGGGCACTTACTTGTTTACAGCGTTGTCGAGAAAGATAGCGCCGATGGTCCGAAGTTCGCCGTCAATCTGAAGTGCTCCAACAAATCATTTGCCAAGAAACCAATCACACAACTGTGTGTCATTCCCGAGCTGTGTTTGCTCATCAGCTTGTCTGACGGCTCCGTGAGCGTGCATAACCTCAGCCTCGAGCCCAACACGCCACCGATCGAGTGCCCAGCTTTGGCCAAGTGCAAGGGATGCACATTGTTCGCTGTTAATGTGCAGGAAACGGAGACGCTCACAGGCGAAGTGAAGATAACGCTTATGCTGTGCGCAGCCGTGAGGCGCAAACTGGAACTTTTCTACTGGAAAAATAACACTTTCTGCGAGCACCCGCAGGGTTTGTGCGTGCCTGACACACCGCGATCAATCGTATGGTGCGGCGACGAATCACTCCTCGTCGGATTCAGGTCCGAGTACTACATCCTAAAGTTGTCCGGTGAGACGAAGCAGCTTTTTCCCACCGGAAAGCAGCCAGAACCGCTCTGTGTGAAGCTGCAGGAAAACAGTTTTGCCCTTGGCAGAGACGACATGACCATCTTTGTAAACCGCGAGGGCCAGCCAACGCACAAATACGCGGTCAACTGGTCAGAAGCGCCTATCTCTCTCTGCTATGACTACCCGTACCTCATAAGCGCGCAGTCGTTCGGTGTCGAGGTGAGGACAGTGGAACCGCGTCTCCTAATTCAGAAGGTGAACCTTCTAAAACCAAAACTTATCGTGCCATGCAAGGAAGGCCAGCTTTTTGTAGTGGCGCCGGGTGGTGCAATCTGGTGTTTTGTGCGAACACGCGTCCAAGACCAAATTCCGCAAGTGCTCAAGGACAAGTGCTTTGAACTGGCACTCAAATTGGCTGACCTGTCAGACCAGAGTGATGAGGAACGAAATGCCAGCAAGCGTCACATACAAAACCTCCATGCATTTGACCTTTTCTGCAAGAAGAAATTTGAAGAGTCATTGACCATTTTTATGGACCTTGAGACGGATCCGTCACATGTTATAGGTCTCTTCCCTGATCTGTTGCCTGAGGACTATCGCAACTCCATCTCCTATCCTGACCAGGCTCCTGATCTCAGAGATGCTGACTTAGAGGCTGGCCTCTATGCACTTGTAGACTACTTGGTTCATGTAAGGTGCAAGCTGCTTTCAGACAGCCAGCACGAACCGGCTCTTACAGGCATAGTGCAAGGGAGTAAGACAGTAAAGAGCAAGAAGCAGCTTCTCCAGATCATCGACACCACAATGCTCAAGTGCTACCTGGAGACCAACGTGGCACTAGTGGCCTCATTGCTACGCCTTCCGGACAACTTCTGCCATCTGGATGAGTGTGAACGTGCCCTCAAGAAACACCAGAAGCTTAGTGAGTTGATCATACTTTACCAGCAAAAAAACCAGCATGAGAAGGCTCTTGATCTTCTCATGAAAGAGGCGCACAAAGCAGATTCACCACTGAAAGGTCATGAAAGGACTGTTGGCTATCTGCAACACCTAGGCAGGAAGCACATGGAGCTCATACTGCGCTACTCATTGTGGGTACTTGAAGAGCATCCTGAGGAAGGTCTCAAGATTTTTGTAGAAGACCAGCAAGAGAAGGAGGGTGAAGCCCTGCCTCGTGATGTGGTGCTTGAATTCCTCTCCAAAAAGGCCCCTCAGCTGGTTATACCTTACCTTGAGCATGTGATACACAAGTGGAAAGATCAGACTGAAATGTTCCACAACACACTTATTCACAAGTACATTGAATCTGTGCGGTCCTTGCTCGCCCAGCAGCATTCCGCTGTAGACCCTGGTGAACCTGGTCTCGTGGGCAAGCTGCGCAAAGACCTTGTCCACTTCCTGGAGTCCTCTGACAGGTACACAGCCGAGAACTTTCCAACCCACCTGCTAAGTGATGGGCTCTTTGAAGAAGCTGCTGTGGTGATGGGCAAGCTTGGACGACACAGCGAGGCTCTTGAGGTCTACATCTATGTGCTAAAGGACCCACTCAAGGCAGAGCATTATTGTGCATCACAGTATAGCCGTAATCCTGAGCGAAATCGTGACGTCTTTCTTATCCTGCTTCAGATGTACTTGCAACCTCCTGATGAAGGCTCAAGGGTTCTGGATTTGTGCAGACGCACTGCAGCCAGCATTGCCGGGTTGCCATACCCGCTGACAGTAATGGAAGGCTGCCGTGAACAAAACCTGAGAGGTGCACTCAAAATCTTAATGGATCATGTCAAAGAGATTGACCCACTGCGTGCCCTGCAAATGTTGCCTGCAGATGTGCTAGTGTCCGATGTTAGAGATTTTTTGCGTGAGGTCTTAGACAAAGGCACAAAAGAGTTGCATGCTGCAGGTTTGCAGAGGTCACTACTGTTTGCAGAACACTTGCAGGTGAAAGAGCGCTGTATACGTGTCAAGTCCCTGAAGATAACGCTAACGGAACTTGACGCATGCTGTGTCTGTCAGAAGAGAATAGGGAGGAGTGCCTTTGCAAGGTACCCAGATGGTGCAATTGTTCATTATTCATGTAGAGATGGATATGAGTTAAGGTTAGCATCTTGA